A genomic window from Hyalangium gracile includes:
- a CDS encoding glycosyltransferase family 4 protein, translating to MPKDSAYIGVGEPVSRVNDALEKKGPMGEFAAMSRGVFTQVLSMAQRGLNPASNVDCARFALAAWRETREHQNLFLAEEFPAIQFLGVDRLLSRRKRRIVLLVHNVSSKKRWLALAKLGLGKRVDHFLCLSPHSQRVLVEQYGLPPERVSVIYSRVDTAYFQPRPEQPTKRQVCAAGAVNRDYDSLIEAATGLDAEVKIAADTVWRYSVAGKQTQARPLPPNVEMRSWGTYANLRQLYAESRVVVVPLARPIISGITVALEGMAMGKPVILTRNPYVEGFIEDGVTGFHVEPSNPAQLRERIRWLLDHPEEAEAMGRRGRQKAERDFSVERYVERILAPFSAAGP from the coding sequence ATGCCGAAAGACTCCGCATACATCGGCGTGGGCGAGCCGGTGAGCCGCGTCAACGACGCGCTGGAGAAGAAGGGCCCCATGGGCGAGTTCGCGGCGATGAGCCGCGGCGTCTTCACGCAGGTGCTCTCCATGGCGCAGCGGGGGCTGAACCCGGCCTCCAACGTGGACTGCGCCCGCTTCGCGCTGGCCGCGTGGCGCGAGACGCGCGAGCACCAGAACCTCTTCCTGGCCGAGGAGTTCCCCGCCATCCAGTTCCTCGGGGTGGACCGGCTGCTGAGCCGCCGCAAGCGCCGCATCGTGCTGCTGGTGCACAACGTCTCCAGCAAGAAGCGCTGGCTGGCGCTGGCGAAGCTGGGGCTCGGCAAGCGGGTGGACCACTTCCTGTGCCTGTCGCCGCACAGCCAGCGCGTGCTGGTGGAGCAGTACGGCCTGCCACCCGAGCGCGTCTCCGTCATCTACTCACGGGTGGACACGGCGTACTTCCAGCCCCGGCCCGAGCAGCCCACGAAGCGGCAGGTGTGCGCGGCGGGCGCGGTGAACCGCGACTACGACTCGCTCATCGAGGCGGCCACGGGGCTGGACGCGGAGGTGAAGATCGCCGCGGACACGGTGTGGCGCTACTCGGTGGCGGGCAAGCAGACGCAGGCGCGGCCGCTGCCGCCGAACGTGGAGATGCGCTCGTGGGGCACCTACGCCAACCTGCGCCAGCTCTACGCCGAGTCCCGGGTGGTGGTGGTGCCGCTGGCCCGGCCCATCATCAGCGGCATCACCGTGGCGCTGGAGGGCATGGCCATGGGCAAGCCCGTCATCCTCACGCGCAACCCGTACGTGGAGGGCTTCATCGAGGACGGCGTCACCGGCTTCCACGTCGAGCCCTCCAACCCCGCCCAGCTGCGCGAGCGCATCCGCTGGCTGCTCGACCACCCGGAAGAGGCCGAGGCCATGGGCCGGCGGGGCAGGCAGAAGGCCGAGCGGGACTTCTCCGTGGAGCGCTACGTGGAGCGCATCCTCGCGCCGTTCTCCGCGGCCGGCCCGTGA
- a CDS encoding response regulator, whose amino-acid sequence MGGQILIVDDERDIRQLLSDMLSLEGHEVTEACNGSEALERLRKASFDLVVTDVRMPSLGGVELLRRVREASPSTEVIVATAYAELETAIECMRAGAFDLLRKPFKLQELFSCVSRALEKRRFNVSTDLVRLSQALFEQNALEQLPRAIVESVRSFMSADAVLLALPDTDGKLQVAHAHGLADEKESALGLSLGERMVRLLHQDQTPAVLGPLGGDWRFKDFQELPPEVSALLLPLTAGERLLGVLVVLRRSETRPLSRGELDRASLLSSHAVLALENGRMAGQLSASERMASMGLVAAGISHEINNPASFVLSNLSYIQEGLATLGRSLNPELDGRPAGTGPVWGPREQEEFESVLQAVSEAHEGTRRICEIVRDMRALSRMDDAATGWFELNEAIRSALRITRAETTPAATVIVDLAEGLHVRGSPSRVSQIFSNLLINAAQALADWKGPRREIRVSSHRVGDRALVEVADTGPGIAPEHLSRVFQPFFTTKGMTTGTGLGLSISRDIVRRLGGDIEVQSERGVGTVFTVSLPARPAEGT is encoded by the coding sequence ATGGGCGGACAGATTCTCATCGTGGATGACGAGCGGGACATCCGCCAGCTCCTCAGCGACATGCTGTCGCTGGAGGGGCACGAGGTGACCGAGGCCTGCAACGGCTCCGAGGCGCTGGAGCGGCTGCGCAAGGCCTCGTTCGACCTGGTGGTGACGGACGTGCGGATGCCGAGCCTGGGCGGGGTGGAGCTGCTGCGCCGGGTGCGCGAGGCCTCGCCCTCCACCGAGGTCATCGTCGCCACCGCCTACGCCGAGCTGGAGACGGCCATCGAGTGCATGCGCGCGGGCGCGTTCGATCTGCTGCGCAAGCCCTTCAAGCTCCAGGAGCTGTTCTCCTGCGTCTCGCGCGCGCTGGAGAAGCGCCGCTTCAACGTCTCCACGGACCTGGTGCGGCTGAGCCAGGCCCTCTTCGAGCAGAACGCGCTCGAGCAGCTGCCGCGCGCCATCGTGGAGAGCGTGCGCTCCTTCATGTCCGCGGACGCGGTGCTGCTGGCGCTGCCGGACACGGACGGCAAGCTCCAGGTGGCGCACGCCCACGGGCTGGCCGACGAGAAGGAGAGCGCCCTCGGCCTGTCGCTCGGCGAGCGGATGGTGCGCCTGCTCCACCAGGACCAGACGCCGGCGGTGCTGGGGCCGCTGGGCGGGGACTGGCGCTTCAAGGACTTCCAGGAGCTGCCCCCCGAGGTGTCGGCGCTGCTGCTGCCGCTGACGGCGGGCGAGCGGCTGCTCGGGGTGCTCGTCGTCCTGCGCCGCTCCGAGACGCGGCCGCTGAGCCGGGGAGAGCTGGACCGGGCCTCGCTGCTGTCCTCGCACGCGGTGCTGGCGCTGGAGAACGGGCGGATGGCGGGCCAGCTCTCCGCCTCCGAGCGCATGGCCTCCATGGGCCTGGTGGCCGCGGGCATCAGCCATGAGATCAACAACCCGGCCAGCTTCGTGCTGAGCAACCTCAGCTACATCCAGGAGGGGCTGGCCACGCTGGGCCGGAGCCTGAACCCGGAGCTCGACGGCCGGCCCGCGGGGACCGGGCCCGTGTGGGGCCCCCGCGAGCAGGAGGAGTTCGAGTCCGTCCTCCAGGCGGTGAGCGAGGCGCACGAGGGCACGCGCCGCATCTGTGAAATCGTCCGGGACATGCGGGCCCTGTCTCGCATGGATGACGCGGCGACCGGCTGGTTCGAGCTGAACGAGGCCATCCGCTCGGCGCTGCGCATCACCCGGGCGGAGACGACGCCGGCGGCCACCGTCATCGTGGACCTGGCCGAGGGGCTCCACGTGCGGGGCAGCCCCAGCCGCGTGTCGCAGATCTTCAGCAACCTGCTCATCAACGCGGCGCAGGCGCTGGCGGACTGGAAGGGGCCGCGCCGGGAGATCCGCGTCTCGTCCCACCGGGTGGGGGACCGGGCCCTGGTGGAGGTGGCGGACACGGGGCCGGGCATCGCCCCCGAGCACCTGTCGCGCGTCTTCCAGCCCTTCTTCACGACGAAGGGGATGACGACGGGCACCGGGCTGGGGCTCTCCATCAGCCGGGACATCGTCCGCCGGCTGGGCGGCGACATCGAGGTGCAGAGCGAGCGGGGCGTGGGCACCGTCTTCACGGTGTCACTGCCAGCGCGCCCCGCCGAGGGGACGTGA